In the Aromatoleum bremense genome, one interval contains:
- the ribBA gene encoding bifunctional 3,4-dihydroxy-2-butanone-4-phosphate synthase/GTP cyclohydrolase II produces MTTLSPIPEIVEEIRAGRMVVLVDEEDRENEGDLVLAAEHVTPEAINFMAKYGRGLICLTLTEARCRQLDLQLMVRDNRSPHGTAFTTSIEAAEGVTTGISAHDRSRTVQAAVARNARPADIVQPGHIFPLMAQNGGVLIRAGHTEAGCDLASLAGLEPAAVICEILKDDGTMARLPDLVEFAKEHGLKIGAIRDLIQYRSAHEHLIRRVAEKDVDTPHGRFRLAAFEDKTTGEVHFALSHGEIHPDRETLVRVHEPISVVDFLDPDSGRHSFPVNQAMARLAQAEQGVIVLLYRPQSGTELLAGLRGDDNPPVKWDARLFGVGAQILRDLKVGKMRLLASPRKIPSMAGFGLEITGFVETT; encoded by the coding sequence ATAACCACCCTATCCCCGATCCCCGAAATCGTGGAAGAGATCCGCGCCGGCCGCATGGTCGTGCTGGTCGACGAAGAAGACCGCGAAAACGAAGGCGACCTCGTGCTCGCCGCTGAGCACGTCACGCCCGAAGCGATCAACTTCATGGCCAAGTATGGCCGCGGCCTGATCTGCCTGACGCTCACCGAAGCGCGCTGCCGGCAGCTCGACCTGCAGCTGATGGTGCGCGACAACCGCTCGCCGCACGGCACCGCGTTCACCACCTCGATCGAGGCCGCCGAAGGCGTCACGACCGGCATTTCCGCCCACGACCGCTCGCGCACCGTGCAGGCAGCCGTTGCGCGCAACGCCCGACCCGCCGATATCGTCCAGCCGGGCCACATTTTCCCGCTGATGGCACAGAACGGCGGCGTGCTGATCCGTGCCGGCCACACCGAGGCCGGCTGCGATCTCGCCTCGCTCGCCGGACTCGAACCCGCGGCGGTGATCTGCGAGATTCTCAAGGACGACGGCACGATGGCGCGCCTGCCCGATCTGGTCGAGTTCGCGAAGGAGCACGGCCTCAAGATCGGTGCGATCCGCGACCTGATCCAGTATCGCTCGGCGCATGAGCACCTGATCCGTCGCGTTGCGGAAAAGGACGTCGACACCCCGCACGGCCGCTTCCGTCTCGCTGCCTTCGAGGACAAGACCACCGGAGAGGTGCATTTCGCGCTGTCGCACGGCGAAATTCACCCCGACCGCGAGACGCTGGTGCGCGTGCATGAACCGATCTCGGTGGTCGATTTCCTCGACCCGGACAGCGGCCGCCACAGCTTCCCGGTCAACCAGGCGATGGCACGCCTCGCCCAGGCCGAGCAGGGCGTGATCGTGCTGCTCTACCGCCCGCAGTCGGGCACCGAACTGCTTGCCGGCCTGCGTGGCGACGACAACCCGCCGGTGAAGTGGGACGCACGCCTGTTCGGCGTCGGCGCACAGATCCTGCGCGACCTCAAGGTCGGCAAGATGCGCCTGCTCGCGAGCCCGCGCAAGATCCCGAGCATGGCCGGCTTCGGCCTCGAGATCACCGGCTTCGTCGAAACCACCTGA
- a CDS encoding UbiX family flavin prenyltransferase, translated as MKRLIVGVTGATGVIFGVRLLEALKATDVETHLVLSKWAIQTIEHETPYTAKQVRALADVDHVEGNMGASISSGSFVTEGMVIAPCSMRSLAAIAHGTGDHLVHRAADVILKERRRLVLVAREMPLSDIHLENMLKLSRMGATIMPPMPAFYNHPATLDDMVDHVVARILDQFGIPAEFARRWEGEMRGKKVAQLQPQK; from the coding sequence ATGAAAAGACTGATTGTGGGCGTCACCGGTGCGACGGGGGTGATTTTCGGCGTTCGCCTGCTCGAGGCGCTGAAGGCGACGGATGTCGAAACGCACCTTGTGCTGAGCAAGTGGGCGATCCAGACGATCGAGCACGAGACGCCGTACACGGCGAAGCAGGTTCGCGCGCTGGCCGACGTCGATCACGTCGAGGGCAACATGGGGGCGTCGATCTCGTCGGGCTCGTTCGTCACCGAAGGCATGGTGATCGCGCCGTGTTCGATGCGCAGCCTCGCGGCGATTGCGCACGGCACGGGCGACCACCTGGTGCACCGCGCCGCGGACGTGATCCTGAAGGAGCGTCGCCGGCTGGTGCTGGTGGCCCGCGAAATGCCGCTGAGCGACATTCATCTGGAGAACATGCTGAAGCTCTCGCGCATGGGGGCGACGATCATGCCGCCGATGCCTGCGTTCTATAACCATCCTGCGACGCTCGACGACATGGTCGATCACGTGGTGGCGCGGATACTCGATCAGTTCGGGATACCGGCCGAATTTGCGCGGCGGTGGGAGGGGGAGATGCGCGGCAAGAAAGTCGCGCAACTCCAGCCGCAAAAGTAA
- a CDS encoding putative bifunctional diguanylate cyclase/phosphodiesterase — translation MLAPSAPHRFDASTGLPAARSVRPPRCQCSRVAQGCVAARPFGAKKFLKGKANRPSTNEKTRWRDAMHTTSNLSLESHYHPSASTAGRLEEHQCTEADRLPEDSRRPHVLVVRDDRSTRPGLRDALERNGFVVDVVDNAGLAIARLTHTVPDLLLLDAASPGADGFATCVRLKALPQCTDLPVLMITAPDERQIEYAFAVGASDCISEPLHPNVLVHRVRHTLDLCRAERDVRHLTYTDSLTGLPNRTAFQEWLQARLDPARSDTRMLALLFLDLDRFKFVNDTLGHEIGDRLLKSASRRLARSAGAYVARLGGDEFAVVLEDLPSVAAAASVAQAIATELAKPYLIDGHDLFVTASIGVAFYPRNGADVGTLLRHAETAMYRGKRTNHGIMFYEDAMETNASEHLQLESDLRRAVEHGEFVLHYQPEREVTTGRMVAAEALVRWQHPLRGLIGPDQFIPLAEEIGLIGPIGAWVLDTACAQLKVWREAGNNLRIAVNFSTEQLQDHGIADAVENALRRSGLRSDDLVVEITESMWLDRRGNAIDNLFQLKRLGVHLAIDDFGTGYSSLSYLKRMPVDILKVDRSFITELTDTGPEPAIVRGIIALAHNLDLEVIVEGVETAIQYDLVRKMGCDVVQGYLFGRTLSPTAFSDAYFGEASCEGSSLSAEGDSHDQHEAVFRH, via the coding sequence TTGCTCGCCCCGTCGGCGCCTCACCGCTTCGACGCATCAACCGGGTTACCCGCGGCCCGTAGCGTGCGTCCTCCTCGTTGCCAGTGCTCGCGCGTAGCTCAAGGCTGCGTTGCGGCTCGGCCCTTCGGCGCCAAGAAATTTCTGAAGGGCAAGGCCAATAGGCCATCAACCAACGAGAAAACACGATGGAGAGACGCCATGCATACGACATCCAACCTTTCTCTCGAAAGCCACTACCATCCGAGCGCATCGACGGCCGGGCGGCTCGAGGAGCACCAATGTACCGAGGCGGACAGACTCCCCGAGGATTCGAGGAGACCACATGTGCTCGTCGTCCGCGACGACCGCAGCACACGCCCGGGGCTGCGCGACGCGCTTGAACGCAATGGCTTCGTCGTCGACGTGGTCGACAACGCAGGGTTGGCGATCGCGCGCCTCACGCACACCGTCCCCGACCTCCTGCTACTCGATGCGGCGAGCCCCGGCGCCGACGGCTTCGCGACCTGCGTGCGGCTCAAGGCACTGCCGCAATGCACGGACCTGCCGGTGCTGATGATTACCGCTCCCGACGAGCGGCAGATCGAGTACGCCTTTGCGGTCGGGGCGAGCGACTGCATTTCGGAACCCCTGCACCCGAACGTCCTGGTGCACCGCGTGCGCCACACCCTCGATCTCTGCCGCGCCGAACGCGACGTGCGCCACCTCACCTACACGGACAGCCTCACGGGCCTGCCGAACCGCACCGCCTTTCAAGAGTGGTTGCAGGCGCGACTCGACCCCGCACGATCCGACACGCGGATGCTCGCGCTGCTCTTCCTCGACCTCGACCGCTTCAAGTTCGTCAACGACACGCTCGGACACGAAATCGGCGATCGTCTACTGAAAAGTGCCAGCCGACGGCTCGCCCGTAGCGCCGGGGCTTACGTCGCGCGCCTCGGCGGGGACGAATTCGCCGTGGTGCTCGAAGATCTGCCCTCGGTCGCCGCCGCCGCGTCGGTCGCGCAGGCCATCGCGACCGAGCTTGCGAAGCCCTATCTGATAGACGGCCACGACCTCTTCGTCACGGCAAGCATCGGAGTCGCCTTCTACCCGCGCAACGGCGCCGACGTGGGCACCCTGCTCCGCCATGCCGAGACCGCAATGTATCGCGGCAAGCGCACCAACCACGGCATCATGTTCTATGAAGACGCAATGGAGACGAACGCCAGTGAGCACCTGCAGCTCGAAAGCGATCTGCGCCGTGCGGTCGAGCACGGCGAGTTTGTGCTCCATTACCAGCCCGAGCGAGAGGTGACGACCGGACGGATGGTCGCCGCGGAAGCGCTGGTGCGGTGGCAGCACCCGTTACGCGGACTGATCGGCCCGGACCAATTCATCCCCCTCGCAGAGGAAATCGGTCTCATCGGACCGATAGGCGCGTGGGTGCTCGACACGGCTTGCGCGCAGCTCAAGGTCTGGCGCGAAGCCGGGAACAACTTGCGGATTGCAGTCAATTTCTCCACTGAGCAGCTGCAGGACCACGGCATCGCCGACGCAGTCGAAAACGCGCTCCGCCGCAGCGGGCTGAGATCCGACGATCTCGTCGTCGAGATAACCGAAAGCATGTGGCTGGACCGTCGCGGCAACGCGATCGATAACCTCTTCCAGCTCAAGCGCCTTGGGGTGCACCTCGCGATCGACGATTTCGGCACCGGCTACTCGTCCCTCAGCTACCTGAAGCGAATGCCCGTTGACATCCTCAAGGTCGACCGCAGCTTCATCACCGAGCTCACCGATACGGGCCCGGAGCCCGCGATCGTGCGCGGCATCATCGCCCTCGCCCACAACCTGGACCTCGAGGTCATCGTCGAAGGTGTCGAGACCGCGATCCAGTACGATCTGGTCCGCAAGATGGGCTGCGACGTCGTACAGGGTTACCTGTTCGGCAGAACGTTATCTCCGACGGCGTTTTCGGATGCGTATTTCGGCGAAGCGTCGTGCGAAGGATCGAGCTTGTCGGCCGAAGGCGACAGTCATGACCAACATGAAGCGGTCTTTCGTCATTGA
- a CDS encoding UbiD family decarboxylase gives MNDLATKGLGKAAERVGEKDLRAALEWFRSKGYLVETNQEVNPDLEITGLQKIFDGSLPMLFNNVKGMPHARAITNLFGDIRVVEELFGWKDSLERVKKVAHAIDHPLKPVIIEQGEAPVQEEVLTSDLDVNKWLTAIRHTPLETEMTIGSGISCVVGPYFDGGSHIGYNRMNFRWGNVGTFQISPGSHMWQVMTEHYKDDEPIPLTMCFGVPPSCTYVAGAGFDYAILPKGCDEIGIAGAIQGTPVRLVKCRTIDAYTLADAEYVLEGYLHPRDKRYETAESEAADIQGRFHFHPEWAGYMGKAYKAPTFHVTAITMRRRESKPIIFPLGVHTADDANIDTSVRESAIFALCERLQPGIVQNVHIPYCMTDWGGCIIQVKKRNQIEEGWQRNFLAAILACSQGMRLAIAVSEDVDIYSMDDIMWCLTTRVNPQTDILNPLPGGRGQTFMPAERMTSGDKQWTASNTQFEGGMGIDATVPYGYENDFHRPVYGVDLVRPENFFDGTDIDKMKSRMAGWVLSLARTGR, from the coding sequence ATGAACGATCTGGCAACGAAGGGACTTGGCAAGGCGGCGGAGCGGGTGGGCGAGAAGGACCTGCGCGCGGCGCTGGAGTGGTTCCGCAGCAAGGGCTATCTGGTCGAAACGAACCAGGAGGTCAATCCGGACCTCGAGATCACGGGCTTGCAGAAGATCTTCGACGGCAGCCTGCCGATGCTGTTCAACAACGTGAAGGGGATGCCGCACGCGCGTGCCATCACCAACCTGTTCGGCGACATCCGTGTCGTCGAGGAACTGTTCGGCTGGAAAGACTCGCTCGAGCGGGTGAAGAAGGTCGCCCACGCCATCGATCACCCGCTGAAGCCGGTGATCATCGAGCAGGGCGAGGCGCCGGTGCAGGAGGAGGTGCTCACCAGCGATCTGGACGTGAACAAGTGGCTCACCGCGATCCGCCACACGCCGCTCGAGACCGAGATGACGATCGGTTCGGGCATCTCGTGCGTGGTCGGCCCGTACTTCGACGGGGGCAGCCATATCGGCTACAACCGCATGAACTTCCGCTGGGGCAACGTCGGCACCTTCCAGATCTCGCCGGGATCGCACATGTGGCAGGTGATGACCGAGCACTACAAGGACGACGAGCCGATTCCGCTGACGATGTGCTTCGGCGTGCCGCCGTCGTGCACCTACGTCGCCGGTGCGGGCTTCGACTACGCGATCCTGCCCAAGGGCTGTGACGAGATCGGCATCGCCGGTGCCATCCAGGGCACGCCGGTGCGGCTGGTCAAGTGCCGCACCATCGACGCCTACACGCTGGCCGATGCCGAGTACGTGCTGGAAGGCTACCTGCACCCGCGCGACAAGCGCTACGAGACTGCCGAGTCGGAGGCGGCCGACATCCAGGGGCGCTTCCATTTCCACCCCGAATGGGCGGGCTACATGGGCAAGGCCTACAAGGCGCCGACCTTCCACGTCACCGCCATCACGATGCGGCGCCGCGAGAGCAAGCCGATCATCTTCCCGCTCGGCGTGCACACCGCGGACGACGCCAACATCGACACCTCGGTGCGCGAATCGGCGATCTTCGCGCTGTGCGAGCGGCTGCAACCGGGCATCGTGCAGAACGTGCACATCCCGTACTGCATGACCGACTGGGGCGGCTGCATCATCCAGGTGAAGAAACGCAACCAGATCGAGGAAGGCTGGCAGCGCAACTTCCTCGCCGCCATCCTCGCCTGCTCGCAGGGCATGCGGCTGGCGATTGCGGTGAGCGAGGACGTGGATATCTACTCGATGGACGACATCATGTGGTGTCTGACCACGCGCGTGAATCCGCAGACCGACATCCTCAATCCGCTGCCGGGCGGGCGCGGCCAGACCTTCATGCCGGCCGAGCGCATGACCTCGGGCGACAAGCAATGGACCGCTTCGAACACCCAGTTCGAGGGCGGCATGGGCATCGACGCGACGGTGCCGTACGGCTACGAGAACGACTTCCACCGCCCGGTATATGGCGTCGATCTGGTCAGGCCGGAGAACTTCTTCGACGGCACGGACATCGACAAGATGAAGTCGCGCATGGCCGGATGGGTGCTGTCGCTGGCACGCACCGGACGTTAA
- the idi gene encoding isopentenyl-diphosphate Delta-isomerase: MEDQVILVDLNDNQVGVADKMAAHRSGELHRAISIFVFDRTGQVLLQKRASTKYHSGGLWSNTCCSHPRPNEDTTNAAQRRLREEMGVNCELQEVFSFAYKTRFDNGLIENEYDHVFFGDHDGEPVLNPEEADDWKWMETKQLAADLREHPETYSFWLAACFDRVVSFRTSMRAGGLAE, from the coding sequence ATGGAAGACCAAGTGATACTGGTTGACCTGAATGACAATCAAGTCGGCGTGGCCGACAAGATGGCGGCGCATCGCAGCGGCGAGCTTCACCGCGCGATTTCCATATTCGTCTTCGACCGTACCGGCCAGGTCCTGCTGCAAAAGCGCGCCTCGACGAAATATCATTCAGGTGGGCTCTGGAGCAATACATGCTGCAGCCATCCGAGACCGAATGAAGACACCACCAATGCAGCACAACGCCGACTGCGCGAGGAAATGGGCGTGAATTGCGAACTTCAGGAGGTTTTCAGTTTCGCGTACAAGACGCGGTTCGACAATGGACTAATTGAAAATGAATATGATCATGTATTTTTTGGTGATCATGATGGCGAGCCCGTTTTGAATCCGGAAGAGGCCGACGACTGGAAGTGGATGGAGACAAAACAGTTGGCCGCCGATCTGCGCGAACATCCGGAGACCTACAGTTTCTGGCTGGCAGCGTGCTTTGATCGCGTTGTCAGCTTTCGCACCTCGATGCGCGCTGGCGGCCTTGCGGAGTAG
- a CDS encoding pyridoxamine 5'-phosphate oxidase family protein: protein MQTDPRNEPLTYLEHHHVMTLATQGPEGPWAAAVFYVNDGADLYFLSAPSTRHARNLERDPRVAATVQEDYSEWQEIRGIQLEGEALRLNALDSVRAANLFARKFTFTTRDHMNGAIAAAMNKIAWYRLRPARLYFIDNSRGLGCREQFDVASVDRPKSAAKLSPSPSKTT, encoded by the coding sequence ATGCAAACCGATCCACGCAACGAACCGCTCACCTATCTCGAGCACCACCACGTGATGACGCTCGCGACCCAAGGTCCCGAGGGACCTTGGGCAGCGGCAGTATTCTATGTAAATGACGGAGCGGACCTGTATTTCCTTTCGGCTCCAAGCACACGGCATGCACGCAACCTCGAGAGAGACCCGAGAGTTGCCGCGACCGTGCAGGAAGACTACTCCGAGTGGCAAGAAATCCGGGGGATCCAACTGGAGGGGGAAGCACTGCGGTTGAACGCACTGGATAGCGTGCGCGCAGCCAACCTCTTCGCCCGCAAGTTCACTTTTACAACCCGCGACCACATGAATGGAGCAATTGCGGCAGCTATGAACAAGATTGCCTGGTACAGACTTCGACCTGCGAGGCTTTACTTCATCGACAACTCTCGCGGACTCGGTTGCCGCGAGCAATTTGATGTCGCATCCGTCGACAGACCGAAGTCGGCCGCGAAGTTGTCGCCCTCGCCAAGCAAGACAACTTGA